In uncultured Methanobrevibacter sp., one DNA window encodes the following:
- a CDS encoding DEAD/DEAH box helicase, with protein MNNLNTDDIINGARTAFIDEHISSSSDFKPKLLYNDRNSKVINSIRDELRNCDEFIFSSAFITMGGITPLLEEFRYLEENNIKGKILTTDYLNFTEPKALKKLQSFKNIEVKLYLQEKEGFHTKGYLFKKDNIYRGIVGSSNLTMNALSVNKEWNVEFTSLTEGEMLSDLKSEFNSLWDEAENLDDVLPEYEKIYDDSRKFSDLRKITQSIKETNVTLTPNYMQEQFLDNVRNLIKQGENRAILVSATGTGKTYASAFAVNDFKPKRFLFLVHREQIAKQSIKAYKNVFTDHNKFGLLSGNSKDFEKPYLFSTIQTMSKDDVYTRYDKDYFDYIIIDEVHKAGALSYQKIFNYFEPEFYLGMTASPERTDGFNIYDLFDNNIAHEIRLQEALEEDLLCPFHYFGITDVEFDDNTIDDDFRDFNLLASEKRVNYLLEKSEFYGYSGDRIKALVFCSRKKEAQLLAEEFTKRGHPSIVLTGDDPQEKRLEAIDRLTNDSNPNKLEYIFTVDIFNEGVDIPEINQVLLVRPTESPIIFIQQLGRGLRKYKNKEFVVILDFIGNYKNNFMIPIALSGDRSYDKDKYRKYVMEGNKIIPGASSINFDEISKKRIYDSINNSSFSKVALFKEKYNQLKYKLGRIPSLYDFAIQGEFNPEIILNHNKFDTFHTFLKYVEDDYSSELKDEELAALRFISKKLIKGIRPHELVILSCLIYNRYFTVSQVEKYLYETYGLENQFESIKSAINILSMNFYRKETSDDYQANTIQFVSQDDIDIENLFFKFDKSIYRNLKDNEDYRFEISDTFRDAITNPFSLSQIKDAIKYGFYKYENVYADKKPFKLYEKYSREDVLRLMNWERFMNGQNIGGYKIKYDTCPIFVTYNKSEDISETINYEDHFISKEVFNWMSRNNRKTSSPELEPLINYNGVDTQLFIQKSNDEGIEFYYIGKLTPISYRQVYRNINGKDQPIVNFKFKIDTEVKDELYSYFVND; from the coding sequence ATGAATAACCTGAACACCGACGACATCATTAACGGAGCAAGAACAGCTTTCATTGACGAACACATCAGCTCCAGCTCTGACTTTAAGCCAAAGTTATTGTACAATGACAGAAATTCCAAGGTCATAAACTCAATAAGGGATGAGCTTAGAAACTGCGACGAGTTCATATTTTCATCAGCATTCATCACCATGGGAGGCATAACACCGCTTCTGGAGGAGTTTCGCTACCTTGAGGAAAACAACATCAAGGGAAAAATCCTTACGACTGATTATCTGAACTTCACCGAACCTAAAGCGCTGAAAAAGCTTCAGAGCTTTAAAAACATTGAAGTAAAGCTTTACCTTCAGGAAAAGGAAGGATTTCACACCAAGGGATACCTCTTCAAAAAGGACAATATCTACAGAGGAATTGTGGGAAGTTCCAACCTGACCATGAATGCACTTTCCGTCAACAAGGAGTGGAACGTTGAGTTTACTTCACTAACAGAAGGGGAAATGCTGAGTGACCTGAAATCCGAATTCAACTCATTGTGGGATGAGGCGGAAAATCTGGACGACGTGCTTCCGGAATATGAAAAGATTTACGATGACAGCAGGAAATTCTCAGACCTTAGAAAAATCACCCAGAGCATCAAGGAAACTAACGTCACATTAACGCCGAACTATATGCAGGAGCAGTTTCTGGACAATGTCAGAAATCTCATCAAACAGGGTGAAAACAGGGCGATTCTTGTTTCTGCCACAGGTACCGGAAAAACCTATGCTTCCGCCTTTGCGGTAAATGACTTCAAGCCAAAAAGGTTTCTGTTTTTGGTTCACCGTGAACAGATTGCAAAGCAGTCTATAAAAGCCTATAAAAACGTTTTTACAGACCATAACAAGTTCGGTTTATTATCTGGAAACTCAAAGGACTTTGAAAAGCCTTATCTTTTCTCGACAATACAGACAATGAGCAAGGATGACGTCTACACCAGATATGACAAAGATTATTTTGACTATATCATCATTGATGAAGTTCACAAGGCAGGTGCATTGAGCTATCAAAAGATATTCAATTATTTCGAGCCGGAATTCTATCTTGGAATGACCGCTTCACCTGAAAGGACTGACGGCTTCAACATCTATGACCTTTTCGACAACAACATCGCTCATGAAATCAGACTTCAGGAAGCTTTGGAAGAGGATTTGCTCTGTCCTTTCCACTATTTCGGAATCACTGACGTGGAATTTGACGATAACACAATCGATGATGATTTCAGGGACTTCAATCTGCTTGCATCGGAAAAGAGAGTCAATTACCTTCTGGAAAAGTCCGAGTTTTACGGATATTCGGGAGACAGGATAAAGGCACTAGTATTCTGTTCCAGAAAAAAGGAAGCCCAACTTTTAGCAGAGGAATTTACAAAAAGAGGCCACCCTTCAATTGTACTGACAGGTGATGATCCGCAGGAAAAGCGTCTTGAAGCAATCGACCGCCTTACAAACGACAGCAATCCAAATAAGCTTGAATATATCTTCACGGTTGATATCTTCAATGAGGGTGTGGACATTCCAGAAATCAACCAGGTATTGCTTGTAAGGCCAACCGAGTCTCCAATCATCTTCATCCAGCAGCTTGGAAGAGGACTTAGAAAATACAAGAACAAGGAGTTTGTGGTGATTCTGGATTTCATCGGCAACTACAAGAACAACTTCATGATTCCTATTGCCCTATCCGGTGACAGGTCATATGACAAGGACAAGTACAGGAAATATGTGATGGAGGGAAACAAGATCATTCCCGGAGCTTCATCAATCAATTTTGATGAAATTTCTAAAAAGCGTATATATGATTCAATCAACAACTCATCATTTTCAAAAGTGGCACTGTTTAAAGAAAAGTACAATCAATTAAAATACAAACTTGGAAGAATTCCTTCATTATATGACTTCGCAATTCAAGGAGAATTCAATCCCGAAATCATCCTCAACCACAACAAGTTTGACACATTCCACACATTCCTGAAATATGTCGAAGATGACTATTCAAGCGAACTTAAAGATGAGGAGCTTGCCGCATTGAGATTCATTTCAAAAAAGCTAATCAAGGGAATAAGACCCCACGAGCTTGTGATTTTAAGCTGCCTCATATACAATAGGTATTTCACAGTAAGCCAGGTGGAAAAATACCTATATGAAACTTATGGACTTGAAAACCAGTTCGAATCAATCAAAAGCGCAATCAATATCTTGAGCATGAACTTCTACAGAAAGGAGACAAGCGACGACTATCAGGCAAACACCATACAGTTCGTATCACAGGATGACATTGACATTGAAAATCTGTTCTTCAAATTCGACAAAAGCATCTACCGCAACCTCAAGGACAATGAAGACTACAGATTTGAAATATCCGACACATTCAGGGATGCGATAACAAATCCATTTTCCTTAAGCCAGATAAAGGATGCAATCAAATACGGATTTTACAAGTATGAAAATGTCTATGCAGACAAAAAGCCGTTCAAATTATATGAAAAATACTCAAGGGAAGACGTATTGAGGCTCATGAACTGGGAAAGGTTCATGAACGGACAAAACATCGGCGGATACAAAATCAAATACGACACCTGTCCGATTTTTGTAACCTACAACAAGTCGGAAGACATTTCAGAAACAATCAACTACGAAGATCATTTCATTTCAAAGGAAGTGTTCAATTGGATGAGCAGAAACAACAGGAAAACCTCTTCACCGGAACTGGAACCTCTGATTAACTACAATGGAGTCGATACTCAGTTATTCATTCAGAAAAGCAATGATGAAGGTATTGAATTCTACTACATCGGCAAACTGACTCCGATTTCCTACAGGCAGGTTTACAGAAACATTAACGGGAAGGATCAGCCAATCGTCAATTTCAAGTTCAAGATAGACACAGAAGTAAAAGACGAGCTTTATTCTTATTTTGTAAATGATTGA
- a CDS encoding TatD family hydrolase: MIIDTHCHIYDSEMEDADEIIRQAAENDIQLILNGTDPLSNIEVLKLSSRYDNVHAALGYLYPFADEVSDEDITLLDKQIENNNVVAVGEIGIDYYHTKENKEKQKELFEKMLELSEKHGLPVIVHSRKSMQDTFDILKSHDVVGSMHCYQGSAEMAKEFVKIGFNIGIGGPVTHKNNKKVKKTLKNVGIDNIVLETDSPYLSPEEKRGEVNTPFNLKYIIRKIAQELDMAEDDVVKTTSLNAKKMFKLNCPGL, from the coding sequence ATGATAATAGACACACACTGCCATATTTATGATAGTGAAATGGAAGATGCAGATGAAATAATAAGGCAAGCTGCAGAAAATGACATCCAACTAATATTGAACGGTACCGACCCCCTAAGCAATATTGAAGTATTGAAATTATCTTCCAGATATGACAATGTCCATGCCGCCTTGGGATACCTATACCCATTTGCAGACGAAGTGAGTGATGAAGACATCACATTATTGGACAAGCAGATTGAAAACAATAATGTGGTTGCAGTGGGAGAGATAGGCATCGACTATTACCACACCAAAGAAAACAAGGAAAAACAGAAGGAACTCTTTGAAAAAATGCTGGAGCTGTCAGAAAAGCACGGCCTTCCCGTGATTGTGCATTCAAGAAAATCAATGCAGGACACATTCGACATCCTGAAAAGCCATGACGTTGTGGGATCCATGCACTGCTATCAGGGTTCAGCCGAAATGGCTAAGGAATTCGTCAAGATAGGATTTAACATTGGAATAGGCGGACCGGTTACCCACAAAAACAACAAGAAAGTGAAAAAAACGCTTAAAAATGTTGGCATTGACAATATCGTTCTGGAAACTGATTCCCCATATTTAAGTCCCGAAGAAAAGCGGGGAGAGGTGAATACTCCTTTTAATTTAAAATATATAATCAGAAAAATAGCCCAAGAGTTAGATATGGCTGAAGATGATGTCGTGAAAACAACTTCCCTAAATGCAAAAAAAATGTTTAAATTGAACTGCCCCGGCCTTTAA
- a CDS encoding McrB family protein, which produces MSEKSKVDSFYKFLISNGYYFDKELIENYLLSLKVKPFEILTGNSGTGKTKLSQLFAKFINGDINLKKEENNDKGYFTLKVKTNYSSWENNGWTLQKDEISSVIPINECGAKFDMVVDGISAKGDIKTLVQLYYDSEKLKQHFKDLYDENPNGSVDLKVSCDDLKEFISKDYIKPNGSILLKQKSNQSAFEKRQWFAHKNIFNYYPFDSGYSKCNVIVDGIKSTAKLRITPKITYKKNDKLQNYLKDNDGKEVNVELKIKSFDFEDFISDWDCSKSRKTESLDVECADSKYIIVPVGANWTDNTNIVGYYNVITEDYQPTPAYKLIKQAQDDPNHPYFLILDEMNLSHVERYFADFLSAIESYEEIPLYGNNESLNLPDNLFTIGTVNVDETTYMFSPKVLDRANTIEFETLTAWDYMVSDTSDDDFKGNIDYLQSPLIDSEISNLNIDDLKQILSNINYNGDTLWETLAMELTVLQENLKDSSFDFGFRVINEILRFMIVAWRYENSPDEWNNWERYFDAQIKQKILPKLHGSEKAIGNVLTSLFNLCLEERNNNENPKNFDINKNNCRYYTSALKLQNMSKVLSDQRYVSFIN; this is translated from the coding sequence ATGTCTGAAAAATCAAAAGTTGACTCATTTTATAAATTCTTAATATCTAATGGATATTATTTTGATAAAGAATTAATTGAAAATTATTTATTATCTTTAAAAGTTAAACCTTTTGAAATTTTAACTGGAAATTCAGGGACTGGAAAAACAAAATTATCCCAGTTATTTGCTAAATTTATAAATGGAGATATCAACTTAAAAAAAGAAGAAAACAATGATAAAGGTTATTTCACCTTGAAAGTTAAAACTAATTATTCTTCTTGGGAAAATAATGGTTGGACACTTCAAAAGGATGAAATTTCAAGTGTCATACCGATTAACGAATGTGGTGCTAAATTCGATATGGTTGTAGACGGTATTTCTGCAAAAGGAGATATTAAAACACTAGTTCAATTATACTATGACAGTGAAAAACTTAAACAACATTTTAAAGATTTGTATGATGAAAATCCTAATGGTTCTGTTGATTTAAAAGTTTCTTGTGATGATTTAAAAGAATTTATTTCTAAAGATTATATTAAACCCAATGGCAGTATCTTACTAAAACAAAAATCCAACCAGTCAGCGTTTGAAAAAAGACAATGGTTTGCTCATAAAAATATCTTTAATTATTACCCTTTTGATTCAGGATATTCAAAATGCAATGTTATTGTTGATGGTATCAAATCAACTGCAAAACTTAGAATTACTCCAAAAATAACCTATAAAAAGAATGATAAATTGCAGAATTACTTAAAAGATAATGATGGAAAAGAAGTAAATGTCGAATTAAAGATAAAATCATTTGATTTTGAAGATTTTATATCTGATTGGGATTGTTCTAAATCTCGAAAAACAGAATCTTTAGATGTGGAGTGTGCTGATTCAAAATATATCATTGTCCCAGTTGGAGCCAATTGGACAGACAACACCAACATTGTGGGTTATTATAATGTAATTACAGAAGATTATCAACCAACACCCGCTTATAAATTAATTAAACAAGCTCAAGACGACCCAAACCATCCATATTTCCTTATTTTAGATGAAATGAATTTATCTCATGTCGAAAGATATTTTGCAGATTTCCTATCAGCTATTGAAAGCTATGAAGAAATTCCACTATACGGCAATAATGAATCATTAAATCTTCCAGATAATCTTTTTACTATTGGAACAGTCAATGTTGATGAAACAACCTACATGTTTTCACCTAAAGTTCTAGACAGAGCAAATACAATAGAATTTGAAACGTTAACCGCTTGGGATTATATGGTATCTGATACAAGTGATGACGATTTCAAAGGAAATATTGATTATTTACAATCCCCGTTAATCGATTCAGAAATATCCAACTTAAACATTGATGATTTAAAGCAAATATTGTCAAACATCAATTACAATGGCGATACACTATGGGAAACATTGGCAATGGAACTTACTGTGCTTCAAGAAAACCTTAAAGATTCAAGTTTTGACTTTGGATTTAGAGTAATCAATGAAATATTGAGGTTTATGATAGTGGCATGGAGATATGAAAACTCTCCTGATGAATGGAACAATTGGGAAAGATATTTTGATGCACAAATAAAACAAAAAATCCTTCCAAAATTACATGGATCTGAAAAGGCTATTGGTAATGTCCTGACTAGTTTATTCAATCTTTGTTTGGAAGAGAGAAACAATAACGAAAACCCTAAAAACTTTGACATTAACAAAAACAATTGCAGATATTACACTTCTGCCTTAAAGCTTCAAAACATGTCTAAAGTATTATCAGACCAAAGATATGTTTCATTTATAAATTAA
- a CDS encoding (deoxy)nucleoside triphosphate pyrophosphohydrolase has protein sequence MKTLNVVAAIIKKDNKILATKRGYGEFINMWEFPGGKIETNETKEEALIREIKEELDCTIKPTKFALNLEYQYPTFYLKMSCFEAIITEGTPKLLEHNDAKWLSKDELDDVNWIPADIEAVDYLKKTMED, from the coding sequence ATGAAAACTTTAAATGTTGTAGCAGCCATTATCAAAAAGGACAATAAGATTTTGGCCACAAAACGAGGATATGGCGAGTTCATTAACATGTGGGAATTTCCGGGCGGGAAAATAGAGACCAACGAAACCAAAGAAGAAGCTCTAATAAGGGAAATAAAAGAAGAGCTTGACTGCACAATAAAACCCACAAAATTCGCATTGAATCTGGAATATCAATATCCTACTTTTTATCTCAAGATGAGCTGCTTTGAAGCTATAATAACTGAAGGAACTCCAAAACTCCTAGAACACAACGATGCAAAGTGGCTTTCCAAAGACGAACTTGACGACGTTAACTGGATTCCAGCCGACATTGAGGCTGTGGATTATCTTAAAAAGACCATGGAGGATTAG
- a CDS encoding alpha/beta hydrolase: MSKRSKIVEKILEKNHREYMDDADAAEEHLKERSAVEDETYKIPKKVYHTNVESKNLFGCQMLTFNDVEDTERMVIYIHGGGYVNEIRLPHISFCDRLAKKINACVFSPIYPLAPNHTYEETYEIVEKLYNHLLTTEKPIIIMGDSAGGGFSAAFCEYLAVKDMPQPENLILISPWVDMSMSGDYDDVEYDPMLGIEGAREIGKAWAGDLDTKDYKVSPLFGEVDKLPKTTVFVGTHEIIYPDIVEFYNKLHDNGVDAELIVGEEMSHVYPLYPMVPEAKEAFNQIVEILLD, translated from the coding sequence ATGTCAAAGAGATCAAAAATTGTAGAAAAGATTTTGGAAAAAAATCATCGGGAATATATGGATGATGCCGATGCGGCCGAAGAGCATTTGAAGGAACGCTCCGCTGTAGAGGATGAAACCTATAAAATACCAAAAAAAGTCTATCACACAAATGTTGAAAGCAAGAACCTGTTCGGATGCCAGATGCTGACTTTCAACGATGTTGAAGATACAGAGCGCATGGTCATATATATTCATGGAGGAGGATACGTTAACGAAATCAGACTGCCCCACATTTCCTTTTGCGACAGGCTTGCAAAAAAAATCAATGCATGCGTATTCTCTCCGATATACCCTCTCGCTCCAAACCATACCTACGAAGAGACATATGAGATTGTTGAAAAGCTCTATAATCACCTCCTGACAACCGAAAAGCCAATTATAATCATGGGCGACTCAGCCGGAGGAGGATTTTCTGCAGCATTCTGCGAATATCTGGCAGTTAAGGATATGCCTCAGCCTGAAAACCTAATTCTGATATCACCATGGGTTGACATGTCAATGTCCGGAGACTATGACGATGTTGAATATGACCCTATGCTTGGAATTGAGGGTGCTCGTGAAATAGGCAAAGCATGGGCCGGAGATTTGGACACTAAAGACTATAAGGTAAGTCCACTGTTTGGAGAAGTGGACAAGCTTCCTAAAACCACAGTATTCGTAGGGACTCACGAAATAATATATCCTGATATTGTCGAATTTTACAACAAACTGCACGATAATGGCGTTGATGCCGAACTGATTGTCGGTGAGGAAATGAGCCACGTATATCCCCTCTATCCGATGGTTCCAGAAGCAAAAGAGGCATTCAATCAGATTGTTGAAATACTTCTTGATTAA
- a CDS encoding peptidoglycan-binding protein — protein MVKKIQKALISKGYYKSSSGKVYKVDGNYRDFTVKAVKQFQKAKKLGII, from the coding sequence ATGGTTAAAAAAATCCAAAAGGCACTTATAAGCAAGGGATACTACAAATCATCTTCCGGCAAAGTTTATAAGGTCGATGGAAATTATAGGGATTTCACTGTAAAGGCAGTAAAACAATTCCAAAAGGCCAAAAAACTTGGAATAATTTAG
- a CDS encoding tRNA threonylcarbamoyladenosine dehydratase, with protein sequence MEGKFSRTEMLIGNDGMEKLANAKVAVFGIGGVGSFVCEGLARSGVGNFVLVDFDKIDESNINRQLIATTKTIGKYKVDLMKERILDINPDANVETYKEFYMDDCELDIITKDLSYAVDCVDTIMAKIAIICACDEIGVPVMSSMGTGNKLDPTMFEVADIYETSVCPLARIMKKDMRKRNIEKLKVVYSKEHAINTNDCPINHDRKFKVKGSVSFVPSVAGLMIAGEVIKDIAGV encoded by the coding sequence ATGGAAGGGAAGTTTTCAAGAACAGAAATGTTAATTGGAAATGATGGAATGGAAAAACTGGCCAATGCAAAGGTTGCAGTTTTCGGCATTGGCGGTGTCGGATCTTTTGTATGTGAAGGACTTGCCCGAAGCGGAGTGGGCAACTTTGTTTTGGTGGACTTTGACAAGATTGATGAAAGCAACATCAACAGGCAGCTAATTGCAACAACAAAAACAATCGGCAAATATAAGGTTGACCTGATGAAGGAGAGGATTTTGGACATAAATCCCGATGCCAATGTTGAAACCTACAAGGAATTCTACATGGATGACTGTGAGCTGGACATCATCACAAAAGATTTGTCATATGCCGTTGACTGCGTGGATACGATAATGGCCAAGATTGCAATCATATGTGCCTGCGATGAGATTGGCGTTCCTGTAATGTCTTCAATGGGAACCGGAAACAAGCTTGACCCGACAATGTTTGAGGTTGCCGACATATATGAGACTTCAGTCTGTCCCCTTGCAAGGATAATGAAAAAGGACATGAGAAAGAGAAATATCGAGAAACTGAAAGTGGTATATTCGAAGGAACATGCAATAAACACAAATGACTGTCCTATAAATCATGACCGAAAGTTTAAGGTGAAAGGCAGCGTTTCATTTGTGCCTTC
- a CDS encoding DUF2357 domain-containing protein: MIEQKVIIHLTDENSSEIGMLSVSSIDYRLDKESKEKLSSSITLENIPFVDNPDNETPIQYCENISTNFAKLMFLEETEYQILFESQDVNASYDVLYSLVKMNDSHFKPFRFDLGDNNKFKIAGTLNFRSYVGKSFLDVRKNGINSIKIPIEVRSKKIDYFTQYSAMIADLSQHALSLIFEVNSPLYQEFELDYNQKETYYEDFMFLEYLFREDNLPSIFEYLSKNLHSQLKSHVETVPLSLASNINQNTLRNIVSKPSNLFESDADFGIVNKLNGYIPRDIDQIKHEDIIDIPENRFFKYFLELIQNLVEKLLESSKEGYIKDKLLYFRDEIEYYLSNKFFNHISAMDYVPFNSQILQKKEGYREIFHYFLMLEFSFRLSWDEVNDQFKGFEKKLSELYEYWCYFKLLKVLNELSVDKISFEDVFKINKDNWSITIKKGVQSAKNFKLNFDGNDIKIKLFYNLRFSDNSPYRSYSLAFRPDYTLMVTIGEHMHYIHFDAKYRSELEIIDFYSKIGKSNEELDKEINKRDELEEKEYVFKDGDIYKMHTYKDSILQTEGSYVLYPGSKTKRFRESELIIPSVGAFSLTPGNDDVEEDNLAIFIKEVLKTLLFNHGLMPFSWDSVN, from the coding sequence ATGATTGAGCAAAAAGTTATTATTCATTTAACTGATGAGAACTCCAGTGAAATTGGAATGCTGAGTGTCAGCTCTATTGATTACAGATTGGATAAAGAATCAAAAGAGAAATTATCTTCATCGATAACATTGGAAAACATTCCCTTTGTTGACAACCCCGATAATGAAACTCCAATCCAATATTGTGAAAACATCTCCACAAATTTTGCCAAATTGATGTTTTTAGAGGAAACAGAATATCAGATATTATTTGAATCCCAAGATGTTAATGCAAGTTATGATGTATTATATTCACTTGTCAAAATGAATGACAGTCATTTTAAACCATTCAGATTTGATTTGGGAGACAATAACAAATTTAAAATAGCTGGAACACTAAATTTCAGAAGTTACGTCGGCAAATCATTTTTGGATGTAAGAAAAAATGGAATTAATTCAATTAAAATTCCTATTGAAGTTAGATCTAAAAAAATAGATTATTTTACCCAATATTCAGCAATGATAGCTGATTTATCCCAACATGCATTAAGCCTAATTTTTGAAGTAAATTCCCCATTGTATCAGGAATTTGAACTTGATTATAATCAGAAGGAAACATATTATGAAGATTTCATGTTTTTGGAATATTTGTTTAGAGAGGACAACTTACCGTCAATATTTGAATATTTGTCTAAAAATCTGCATTCACAACTCAAAAGCCATGTTGAAACAGTACCATTGTCATTGGCATCAAATATTAATCAGAATACTTTAAGAAATATTGTATCAAAACCCAGCAATTTGTTCGAGTCTGATGCTGATTTTGGTATTGTTAACAAATTAAATGGTTATATTCCTCGTGATATAGACCAAATCAAGCATGAGGATATTATTGACATTCCCGAAAACAGATTTTTCAAATACTTTTTGGAATTGATTCAAAATCTGGTTGAAAAATTACTTGAAAGCTCAAAAGAAGGATACATTAAAGATAAATTATTGTATTTTAGAGATGAAATTGAATATTATCTGTCAAACAAATTCTTTAATCATATCTCAGCAATGGACTATGTTCCCTTCAACTCCCAAATTTTGCAGAAAAAGGAGGGTTACAGAGAAATATTTCATTACTTTTTAATGCTTGAATTTTCATTCAGGTTAAGTTGGGATGAAGTAAATGATCAATTTAAAGGATTTGAGAAAAAATTATCAGAGTTATATGAATATTGGTGTTATTTCAAACTATTAAAAGTATTAAATGAATTAAGCGTTGATAAAATAAGTTTTGAAGATGTTTTCAAAATCAATAAAGACAACTGGTCTATAACTATTAAAAAAGGAGTTCAATCAGCAAAAAACTTTAAATTAAATTTCGATGGCAATGACATTAAAATCAAACTGTTTTACAATTTAAGATTTTCAGATAATTCTCCATACAGATCATATTCACTTGCTTTTAGACCAGATTACACATTAATGGTCACAATCGGTGAACATATGCATTATATTCATTTCGATGCCAAATACCGTTCAGAACTTGAAATCATCGATTTTTACTCAAAAATTGGAAAATCCAATGAAGAGTTAGATAAAGAAATCAATAAAAGAGATGAACTTGAAGAAAAGGAATATGTCTTTAAAGATGGAGATATATATAAAATGCACACTTATAAAGATTCTATTTTACAAACTGAAGGGTCATATGTGTTATATCCTGGAAGCAAAACAAAAAGATTTAGAGAGTCTGAATTGATTATTCCATCTGTTGGAGCATTTTCATTAACCCCTGGAAATGATGATGTTGAAGAAGATAATTTAGCAATTTTTATTAAAGAAGTTCTTAAGACACTTCTATTCAATCATGGTTTGATGCCATTTAGTTGGGATAGTGTAAATTAA
- a CDS encoding alpha/beta hydrolase, with the protein MSKIVETALDKKHREYVDDANKADEHMQERSLEEDEPYKIPKWIYRTKVETRDMFGCQMVIFNEVEDCERLVIYLHGGIYVNEIKSVHINFCDKLAKKVNACVFAPIYPLAPNHTYEETYEIVEKLYRHLLEMNKPIIIMGDSAGGGLSAAFAEHLDVIDLPQPENLILISPWLDVSMSGDYDEVEADPMLGVDGLREMGETWAAELDPKDYKVSPLFGEVENLAKTTLFVGTHEIFYPDVVKFYNKLKDNGVDAELNVGEEMTHVYAIYPLVSESKEAFKHIVQVILD; encoded by the coding sequence ATGTCAAAGATTGTGGAAACTGCACTGGACAAAAAGCATCGTGAATATGTTGACGATGCCAATAAGGCTGATGAACATATGCAGGAGCGTTCTCTTGAAGAGGACGAACCTTATAAAATACCAAAATGGATATATCGCACTAAGGTTGAAACAAGAGACATGTTCGGATGCCAGATGGTAATCTTTAATGAAGTTGAAGACTGTGAACGCCTGGTCATATATCTTCATGGTGGAATATATGTTAACGAGATTAAGTCTGTTCACATTAATTTCTGCGATAAACTTGCAAAAAAGGTTAATGCATGCGTATTTGCTCCAATATATCCTCTTGCTCCAAACCATACCTATGAAGAAACCTACGAAATCGTTGAAAAGCTATATAGACATTTGCTTGAAATGAATAAGCCTATCATAATCATGGGAGATTCTGCCGGAGGAGGATTGTCTGCAGCATTTGCTGAACATTTGGATGTTATTGATTTGCCTCAGCCTGAAAACTTAATTTTAATATCCCCTTGGCTTGATGTGTCAATGTCTGGAGATTATGATGAAGTGGAAGCTGATCCAATGCTTGGAGTGGATGGACTGCGTGAAATGGGTGAAACATGGGCAGCCGAACTTGATCCGAAAGACTATAAAGTAAGTCCACTCTTTGGAGAAGTAGAAAATCTTGCAAAAACAACACTCTTCGTAGGAACTCATGAAATATTCTATCCGGATGTCGTAAAATTCTACAACAAACTAAAAGATAATGGTGTTGATGCCGAACTTAATGTTGGTGAAGAAATGACTCACGTTTATGCCATTTACCCATTGGTTTCAGAATCAAAGGAAGCATTCAAGCACATTGTTCAAGTAATTTTAGATTGA